agtaaattcggcctgaacagacccctggatatgtttacaaaatgaaaaattaaaccatTCTGTAAGAGTCTGTTGTAAGCCAGGGGTACATGGAAGTTACGGCTTCACAATTTTGTGATGTAGATTagatacattgaaaaatattttcataatttttgttcacGCTTAATCTTATTGCTTGATGTAAATTTGTAGGATCCAGTCTCAGGCCAGTTTTTTCCTGTGTATGACATGAGTCACTCATATCCTCCTGGTACTGATTCATCAACTTACATCTACGGTCGTAATCCCGGTGCTGAAGCTGCACCTCCACAGTCTTACTATGAAGATTGTGATGGATATAAGCACCCAGCATCACATTATTGGATGCCACCGCCCACATCAAATCCTCCTCCAATTCCTGCTACAAATCCTGGAACTTTACCCAGAAGATTAGGAGCTGCATCACCACGTCTCAAACGAGCACAATGTTTGAGTGTTCAGGCTCCTCTGCATGGAACACCACAAGAATATCATTTAATGCCCCACCAAGCTGTCCCAATGCATCCCTCAATGCCAAACAGTTCACCTCGACCTGGACGTTCACCATCCCCTGGCATCGAGAGCAGAGGGCCCGTTCCTTATTCTCCTCAACCCTACCAAAAATTCCCTCCTCACTTCCAACCCCAATATCCAGGTTATCCAATCACAACCCAACCTGTAAACTCAACGCATTTCCCACCTTCGATGTCAAACGTTCATCCTTCACAGTATCATGCAGCTCCCGTGTATCCCACAATGCCCACATCACCTAGAATGAAACTCCAGTCTCATATGTATCAAAATTCTGCTGTCGATGACTCAGCTTTGGTATCGAGACCTTATCCTATGATGCAGCATCCCAATCTGCACAATTCTCCGTATTACTCACCCAATCTTCGAGATCATTGCGGACCTCCTGAACCCTATAGCCATGTTTTTGGCAACACGGTCAATccggaaaattttgaaagagttcaGGATGCTGAATATGGGACAATGACTTCTCCTACTTCCTTGCATTATCGCAGTGGTTCAATACCTGCTCAAATTCAAAGCATTGAAAATTGTGATGTAAATGCTGTGCAGCATTTAAATCGTTCTGTGCCAAGTATTAATATCATTCCAAGTACTTCACCACCTCGAACATCATATGTTATGGGGTCCGATGCTTGGAAAGGTAtgaataaatttccttttaagttCTGAGCAGTTTTTatgatctttatttatttttataaatataatgtataatgCAATACATATGccatgcgatttttttttctttttgattttttaaagttaatttttgattttggaagaatttttttgtttttttgcacttttacaAATGAGTAAATTTACGAGAATGCTGACCCTTTTTACACTGTTTCCTTAcagaatatgattaaaaaactgGTTTTCTTTGTTGGGTGAAATTCTGTTACAATGAAGGATTGTCACAggattattgctttttttttaatagctcaattttgtttttgaagaagttttctcattttaattagaaatatataaaatttttactttgatttagCTGTTACCCTTTGATTCCGTTcggtaaatttataaatgtgacCATAAATACACTATTTATTAAGAGGTGTAGTTTTGCTGCTGCTCATCAAGCCCCATGATCGAGGATGGATTAAAGGGGCCTAGACCCTAGATTATTGAAGGGCCCCACCAGGGGCCAACGTGAAATGCAATATGGGAAAAAAAAGctcttaatagaaaaataaaaggaaatcattttataaaaacatttatttaatcagCAACCCTAATGTGGGGATTTTGTCACAAAAATGtgacagttttttattttaattaacttttgttAAACATAAAGGAATAGgataagagagagagaaagaatcgaattaatataatattcaatttctttaattttgataagatattaaatttgtttggtaAATAGCTCCCCATTTTACCCATGAATCCCAAACCCTGTGACAATTTAATTCAGTTGTGCCTATGATTGTTGAGAGATTGTAATTAAAAGAGTAAACTACCTAGCAATGAGATATGAATGTTTGTTCCTTTGGTACTCGTACATTTATtgctctccccccccccaatgtattttattaaattctaaaatccaatatcatatattctgaaaaagattttcaaaaacaaccaaaatttttttatttgaactattAAGTACCTTCAGCATTTTAcagaataagaatattttttttgttgctaccTCTTTTGACTCTACTATTATCGTATAaccattttatcaaaaacaaagtatttctacaaattttacagttgcatgcaaattttaattgcatttttaatgttttgagttTGCAGAAAACGttctaaaatttagttttttaagtacattttttaatacttgtagTATGTAAGCATACAagtaattgaatgaaaaaataatatttgttatcaatcaacttgatttaaaaatagttctcattgtacttactatattttttattttatttattaattttttattttacttaaaacttttgtaTCAAGTTTCCATTATAAAACcaataattgttttctaataCTAAAGTTTGTGAAACTTTGAAAGATTTTCATATCTTTAAAGTGGATATGAATTTCACGccataaaaactataataattctctttaaaaacttcaatatgAGATAACGTAATCATAAAGAGAACTATTTGCCATTGAATTGTTATTGAAGTCTGCTGACTTTTTCTGGGTATGTTCTTTGTAAATCTGGAATTATAGGAAtgtatatgaattaaatatctataaacgagaaactactgttttttttttttttttatctttaatgaaattagaattatttgcCTTCCCTTTAGTTTCTAGATGTGTTTTCGCAAAGTTCTGACTGTTACTggtagctatttttattttaatcatgattgTCGAAACATTATCTCCAAACAAACAACGCTGcggcttaaatattttaatagttttttctccctttcaACTAAATTGTTTACTTTCTTAATGAAAGTATGCTACAGGATTCAATTTTAGACAATTCATTCAGTTTTatgttttgatttcttaaaaaaaaattttcctttataaacataaaaaaatatatgttttttaaattatttttaatgttttttaaattgcttttaattaagGCCATGTGTGcaatttatgttgttttttcttGTTCATTCCTCTCTTTgtggatttttaatttaatttacagaaatacTTCATTATTTCTGGacatttattgtttgaaattcaaacaattgtcatcaatattctttaataattgaaactaaGACTTGTCCTTTGTCCTAAAAACTTGTCCTTTGtctaatttagttaaaaagcaTTGCTGgttgttaaaaatcattttttactttgtcaCTTATATGAGGGAACTTGATCATTTTGGTTTcgtttcattgattttaaaaatgttatgttacTATAGAtattaggttaatttaaaaattttctggggctacttaaatttatatgtgtatatatatgaaacttatattatttatcagtgtttaatgattaatattatactttttacatACTGCAATTCTGTAGTGATTAACTACCATAATACAATTATTATCAGTCAATATAACTAAACTCCCAACATATTACTAAGCAAAATGATTTGATTTGATATGTTCAGTCATTTACCTGAATTAAGTTATCATTTCCGCAAGTGCTGAAGCCAGATATATCAACAAtatcaagtattattttaaacgtgtgatttttaaaactattcattttattttaagctgcATCTGTGGACCGAAGCTGACAGTGGATGAATGCAGGTAGTTTGAATGAAacacttttgtttcaaattgatttattcttcaaaaataaaaaaaattataaaataaataattataatattacttttaatacatttctaaatcaattttaatcaacattaatttttttcttataatttatattaaaaatcaaatggcatatgtgttgaaattatttttagtattattatttttgttctttcagCGTATGACCTTATTATGTTgaacattttatgtttattcatttgaatcattattatgttattttagtttacacattaatttaaaatatgtgagaTTTTATAATGGAGgaactaacttttaaaattgcgttATTTTGTTAcagcattttattttgcatgtaaATAACGTGATTCGCTTTTAGCCAAATACATcttcaagtaataatttataaaataaataacatttttgtttgttttttcttataattttatttcttttttactgatgtaatttttaaatgctttctaTTTAAACATAACTACCCAGCTagctaatttgttttaaattccaCCTCTTATTGTTCCACTTATCTTATTCACGCtctaataatttgaagaatGATTATAATTGTTCAAGAAAATTTCAGTGTGggatcaatataatatttactattaatgGCCTCTTATTGTTCCTTTTATCTTATTGACGCtctaataatttgaagaatgattataattattcaagaaaatttcattgagggatcaatataatatttactattgaTGGCCTCTTATTGTTCCACTTATCTTATTGACGCtctaataatttgaagaatgattataattattcaagaaaatttcagtGAGggatcaatataatatttactattaatgGCCTCTTATTGTTCCTCTTATCTTATTGACGCtctaataatttgaagaatgattataattattcaagaaaatttcagtGAGggatcaatataatatttactattaatgGCCTCTTATTGTTCCACTTATCTTATTGACGCtctaataatttgaagaatgtttataattattcaagaaaatttcagtGAGggatcaatataatatttactattaatgGCATCGTGCCATTATCAATcgtcatttcaaaaataaaatgtctgaCTTGACTGCATTTTGTAAGctataacattaaaaacttgCTTAATGACTACAAAATGGTAATTATCtgtttaaagataatttctGTTGGTCATAAACCAAACACTCTATGTATTTTCAGTAATTTCTTCTAgtttaagtaaaactttttttcatttattattttaattaaaactatacatttttcatAACTGTTTGTACTTTCAGGAAACTCTGCTGGTGTTTCTCCTACGAAAACTTCATCAATAAATGCATCATCTGAGGGAAAGAAAGAGAATACTTCTCCACAAGGTTTTCATGAACCAGAAAACGCTGCTAACAATACTTCCAGTGCAGCAGAACATTCTTCAAAACCAGCTGCcaatgatacaaaaataaagaattcacCACATTCACGAGACGAAAACTCCAAAAAGCACtctgaaaatttagttgaaaaatcaGATTCCTATGTTGTTGTATCTCCAAAACCGAAAGTGGCAACTCAACAGGTTAcagaaactaattataatacattagcTAGGAATAAAGAGGAACACGCGAATCCGATTGGTGGAAGCGAAACTTCGAGTTTCCGCAGACCCGGCTGCTTCCAAGCGGTTCCTGTTAATATTCCTAGTGTACATTCCATGCctcgaaaaaaagaattttccgaGGCTGATTCTTCACAGAAAAATGTGATATCTTTTCCTAATACTCGAGAACAAAGCGAATCAAGAAATGATGGGAATACCCAGCATACGACTGAACCGGACACAACAAAAGAGAATTCCaatactttacaaaaattaaattcaactgAGCCACCAAAACAAACTAGCTATGTTAgcggaattattaaaaatattaataaatctttcAGCGAACACAGTAAAGATTCTCCAACTGCACctgttaattataaaacaaatagtaTCAAACACCCTGGTACTGATGGTGtagataaagatttaaaatctgCTACGAAGAGTGTTACAAAACCCGGTTTTCCTGTACCAGTTTCAAACAGTAATGCAAGCAATTCTAACAGACAGAGTGATTGTCCTCCCATTTTACcgaaaaaggataaaaatgcTGTGACTATGcgaaatataattacaaatccCGATTGTAAAGCAAATCCTACTGTACCATTACATAATTACAGAACCGAAGAAGCTCGGAAGCAAGTAGGTGAAACAGAGAAGagaaatgagaaaaacaaacaTTCTACTCCTCAAAACACACATTTTGAAAGGAAAGATCAATCTTCTTATTCGCAAAGTAAAATTGctattgaaaacaccaaaaatacaaaattttcccAAAATTCACCCTCTAAGCATTCGGGTAATAATCCTGTAAAGCAAAATCATACTTCTGCGGGGAAATCATTTGGTCAAGATTCGAAACCAGATCATGCTGAGAGTAATAAAACGTGCTCATCTGATAAAAGATTTCAGAAAGTACTACCCCCAGTtgataaatcatttcatttaaaacccTGCACGACTCGAAAATCTCAAAGCTCCCCATCTCCTGAGCCTCCTCTCACCCCTGAACATAGCCATAATCTAGAGactgaaaattataatgaaaaaaataataaaaacactagTCCTGCTTTGCCTCCGAGATGTTCGTCTAATCGCCTTGAAAATCGCACGTCTGATCCACCTGTCGTACCACCAAAAAGAACTACTAGTATGAACGAACCTGGTGAACCAATTAATCGAACGAATGTACAAGAACAAATTCACTCTAATAGGCCAACAATAGACCCATCAGCACAACCTAACAATGAAAATGATGCTGTGCAGAAAAAAGAATCGGAACTCTCTAAAATTTTAGTGGATATAGTACAGTCTAAGGAAGTGAATAATGAGTTGAATGTTCAAGTTCAAAAAGGTAACATGCCTGACCTTATTAGTCGGATGATCCCTGTTGAAAAGGATACGTTAATTATTCTTGAACAACCACCTAAAGTTCTGAAAAGTGTTAATTCTGAAGAGGATGAGCTTTCGAAAgacaatttctcttttaataaagAGAAGGAAAAAGATGGTACACCAGATTCTCCGAAACGCCAGTCTTGGTTCTTTGGATCTCATAAGAATTCTTTAGTCGTAAGTTTTTTTGAGATCATTTTaattacagtagggaaccgattatccggaacggtcgggaccatcgctgttccggataactgatttttccggttttctgaatcgctacaaaaagccgtttttttaattgttaaacccaactaaaaaaaaaaaaagaaagaaagaaaattggaaataatcctaaaaataagaaaaaacaatgaagtaatacactaatgattatttccaaaatgatggtaaggtaaacatctttaaaaaagaaaaatggtaaaatcttgcgagggaaaaaaaaatttttttttttaaaaatggcgagaaaatgtatcgaattttgttccggttttttaGTTTTCCGGTTttcggataacgggttctgtactgtacgtcgttttatataaacttgctataaaaacttatttttcaatgaattaatttcaatatttgtgtGAGTATTCTacatggtgcatagcgtttttaaaaagtactcaaAGGAgctaattttcgttttttaaaaaccctttaaaggtgctttttttattgggtttttttaaaaagtgcttaattttcccttttcgaatgagatttttttcttaactctgTCGATTTTCGCTGCGTATTATGCGAAAGCGtacttttcacattgttctattcaacattttcacaattcattcaaacacaATGCATTTCAGCTTACTGTCGGTCTGTAGCGTATGCAAGCGCAAATCATTTTACACGTGTGATGAAATGCTTGCGTGTTCGCAATTgtgtctactgagctgggttaaGTGTGATTCTTGCGCTCTCAtatgcaactctgctgcattttgcaagatattctcaatttcaggcttcattttccaccttATGAGATCGaactgaaaaatctctcgatctttttatAGTGGCTAATATAATCGGAAAAAAGAGTTCGAGatcagaaattagttattttattatgatcgtgtaaagtctttgaaaccttattataatttttttaatgtatatggtgtttaaaaatattcttttagtgcttaaaaagtacttaaagggtgcttattttttgttgaaagatttggttACGCATCCTGttctaaatatatatcataactaaaatgtaatacattattaaattatgtgttCAATCtgccaaaaaagaaaacaaatcctccttaatatcttttgatctaatgataaaACTTATATGTtgtactacatttaaaaaataataatgataatttatagaCTATCACAATTtctttatatgcatttttttgcatttccctcattgttattgttaatttttaaattggtaaatattaaaaatcatttttactttttttcaaagtgactaaatgtattcaaaattaagcTAGGAATTTCTTAATTGAATTCAGAGACTTTCTTTTTCATGTGTTGTaacaaagtttattattttctttttggtaCAGTTTCCAGTAATAGTTTCAAGAAACCCTGAGTTTGGATTTTCTATTGAAGGAGGCATTGGATCACCTAGAAATCCTGGAAAACCTCATGACAATGTAAGTGTGAAGTTGTGATATTAGTTACACATTAAAATTTGTAGATAAATgatttctataataataataaataaatgtataatttttaaattgcattctgTAAAATCCTTATTgcttcgaaaaattttttaatgcagtttcTATTGTGTAATTCATTTactaaaaatctgaattttaaattttggttgcTTTGTtgtattattcatattttgtatttattacatttagtgtattttattgtattcattACATTTACCTtattaattctctttttttttttcagggtaTATATGTTGCTCATGTTATAGCTGATGGACCTGCTAGTAATTTATTAAGACCTGGAgataaaatattacaagtatggcattcttttattttattattttatactcttACATATGTaagatgtttattattttatactcttGCATATGTAAGATGTTCATATTATAGAATCCGCTtactatttttgttataaaaagttataataaagtcaaaagtaaattagatttttaatgctTAGCTTTCGTCATCTGTGTTAAAATTTACACAATAATGGATGCAGTTATTGCTTATGTATgcaaataatcataaatctaTATATTAATAGGCTAGCAATATTTTGTCTCGCTAAAAGCTCCCAAACTACGCAACAGAATTACACAAATAAGGTGTCGTTTTAAAGGTATTGTTATGTAGATGTGCAATAAGgtcttaaattatgaaaatttcctttaattaattaataaaattgataattcagTTTCAACCAATGAGAATTCAGCAAATCATTTTTCGGGTGGTTCGCATAAGCATTGTTTCCGTAAGCATCGTTTGATTTAAAGCATTTCTGAATTAATAgattgataaacaaaaataagagtggataaaaaaaacggaactgaatttctttaaaaaagaattcaatatctttagttcctttgataaatttttagtttcatgataaattttttgtttcgttacaATAGAATGGCAATGACATCGTGCGAATATTCAAACCAAAACAAACGTGcaaatattcaaatcaaaacaaactttctacaattattttgatttgagatttaaaacgatatcttagttatttagttctatttttacttatttagtgCCTGCTACCTAAATAAAATGCCTGTTATCAGGCGTCGAAATATCTCTGGCAGACGTCAGAGAAATGAATGGCGGAATTCTAAACGGGAAAGCATTTCTTATTGAGATATATTCTCTGCTACAGCTCCAAATTTCTCAGCTACATGAAGAAAAGATAATCAAATTGTGAAGGGGGCAGAGAAgtgtataaatttcattaagtaattgatttcaatatctggcatttttattttaaaatttaaatttgttaaaatgtttttataagattgCGAAGCAATATGCAATGGAACTGCGAAGCAGTtctgggggttggcgagcagggggcggCCCCCTAGTATATTCTAAatgcaatacattttaatcatGCTAAAAATGGAATCGGTCTGAAAaaaatcaggtttttttttttcatgagtgTTTGTTACCCtgctgttaatttttaatactactttacactttttatattaaagttttttttttttttttttttttttttttttttttttttttttNtttttttttttgaaaaaaaaactatttctcaaagtttaacccttttgtCTTAAACTTTACTTTAACGTCTAAAAACCTAGTGGGAcaccctgtggcagaattttttttctgactttctGCGACAAACTTCCCTAGcactaatattttgctttaagatacttttaattattacaattactaatttaaagtaacagaaacgtTGTGTTTACAGAAgaaagtatagaataaaaatttttaattgtaaaagtaatatttttttaattcgaatatTATATGCAATTTTCACGCATTTTGTGGGCggaaaaatacattcattattttctcttttgatttttgtaaattattacactaattaattcgtaaataaataaaacgatattaaattaaaatgcgtacataaattaaaattcgtaatttgGCAGCAACTGCCAAAATAATGATCACGTATGATGCGAATAGGactctttaaaaaagagattcTCAAATAGGACTCTTTAAAAAACTAGATTCTCAAATAAGTGTATGTAAAATATGGAGttcttaaagggaaaaaaatgaaagaaagaacttcatttctagagcgaactatgttttaaactttcacgatttctgaattttttattttagattattattttgaaattctagctgaagccagtcatcacatatttttttattaatatctcaaatgaaaatagaaaagtcATGATTATTTCTTTCCTCTCTGATGCGCAAAAAAgacatctttgaaaaaaaaattgtagaagaaaaactcttttttcaagaaattatgcAGAAAGGAAAACCAAACTTTTCCCAAATGAAAAATCCTTCTGCAAAAACTCTGTAATATTCTGCGAAAATGTCGCCGCAATTCTGCCACGGGGGTGGGACACTTATGTCCCAGCTCTCCAATTGTccaaataattccattttttattttattttagcagaatattgttatttttaccttatttaatCTACTAAATTCGCAATTTGTCTTTTTattggaaaagagaaaaactagTCTTGAAAGGGTTAATACTTAATcctaattttccttttttaattattattcaaggTTGATGGGAAAGATTTTACACATTTGGACCATAACAAAGCAGTAGCAGTTTTGCAGGAGTGTGGTGCTACCATATCACTAATGGTTTCTCGAGAATGAAGCAAGCAAAAcataatttcctaaaattaagCAAATCTGCAACTTCACATTGTGCCTTTGTGAAGTTTAGCTGGCCCGTATCTTCTAAAATTTATGGTGctgcatttaaacaaaattctaaatttccgGAGTTTTGATCTATGTTTTAGGTATAAAATGACGACTGGATGGTATACTACTGGATGGATATACTACTTATTTatagatttgatttttaaaaaaaattttaatatttctattgttttaaaatatgtttttctataagatatttataaaaaaattacattggaaAATTGAACTGACTTATATCAGTTTTAGttttgattctttaaaaaaaatctacacttCCATATAATTATAGtatacagcaattttttttaaagaaacttaactattaaattattggTGGTTATAGATCtaaggaaattatttataaaatgaacacACTGTGATGCAgatgtttaatttattgtacagaaagcaaaaaaacttttactataaataaatggAGGTATATCATGCATGATTGTTCTTGAAACTAGCCACTTCATGTGATTTAGATCAATTATGAGTATCTTAAATATGGCTGCCAATttcacattattaattttaatttctctaatagtatttaattgtttcgaaaattttaatataaaagtaaacaattattttttgtgaaataaaaatataacaacgtattataaaaacttattttccatatgacattttatttatgataaatatttttaataattattatttatttatttatatttgtttagtgAGCATAGCATGTATCAACTTTAAAGTCATTATAATTTGCTATGTTTGTTGCAACGAAGTcctatatttcaacaaaaactaaCCTTCAATGGCT
The Parasteatoda tepidariorum isolate YZ-2023 chromosome 9, CAS_Ptep_4.0, whole genome shotgun sequence genome window above contains:
- the LOC107440676 gene encoding uncharacterized protein, which translates into the protein MAPVLRHCPCLRPENDDVRLLEYSHSNLDDVPNEVFGYERTLEELFLDANQIKDLPRPLFHCHGLRKLNLSDNEIQTLPPAIASLINLEQLDISKNGVLEIPDSIKGCKCLNAIDASVNPLGKLPEGFTFLLNLQELYLNDTFLEYLPANFGRLVHLKILELRENHLKLLPKSMARLIELNRLDIGQNDFADLPEVIGNLPRLVELWCDSNNLNCLPPFLGGLKKLAYLDASKNKIYEIADEIEGCISLCDLTLSSNRIKVLPEGIANLRRLTVLRVDENRIISIPQNIGNLCNLEELVLSSNNLKSLPPSLGLLRSLRTLIADDNLLEELPSEIGSCLKLTILSLRDNKLVHIPDELGHITALKVINLSGNLLQYLPFSIAKLPNLQALWLSENQNKPLIPLQSDTDRASGIKVLTCFMLPQVPLDEEVIDVPDVEVGVKDPEKGRPIIKFAFDAEKDQPSRLVRAPTPYPKELKAHARHARNFALKKHGSKDSEGNDVANEAAPVVDENEGLHATGATPDIMILPTTVSNESNTPGVKEAVVARPKSPLTSPSKHERHYIPNVKNLSSQEEMKQHSFLEQNPLQVSQVVSSDIASEINAKILGRRDSRGDGSSSENTSTSATGSPKLTPDGGLNETYSHSQKADKDGHFKKNIPTAGKRDTWMRQRLLRQGSGDSDRGYRSDHEVYLAERDQFGQQQCYHDGYASDWEAFLAKQSYEGPSNPDSVHGAQHYNRSSFPPNDVEYRGHAEGQEIKSDVERDGYVYPWNTRFRYPDENPSGLVDEEYQARMTPPYNGYYQIDPVSGQFFPVYDMSHSYPPGTDSSTYIYGRNPGAEAAPPQSYYEDCDGYKHPASHYWMPPPTSNPPPIPATNPGTLPRRLGAASPRLKRAQCLSVQAPLHGTPQEYHLMPHQAVPMHPSMPNSSPRPGRSPSPGIESRGPVPYSPQPYQKFPPHFQPQYPGYPITTQPVNSTHFPPSMSNVHPSQYHAAPVYPTMPTSPRMKLQSHMYQNSAVDDSALVSRPYPMMQHPNLHNSPYYSPNLRDHCGPPEPYSHVFGNTVNPENFERVQDAEYGTMTSPTSLHYRSGSIPAQIQSIENCDVNAVQHLNRSVPSINIIPSTSPPRTSYVMGSDAWKGNSAGVSPTKTSSINASSEGKKENTSPQGFHEPENAANNTSSAAEHSSKPAANDTKIKNSPHSRDENSKKHSENLVEKSDSYVVVSPKPKVATQQVTETNYNTLARNKEEHANPIGGSETSSFRRPGCFQAVPVNIPSVHSMPRKKEFSEADSSQKNVISFPNTREQSESRNDGNTQHTTEPDTTKENSNTLQKLNSTEPPKQTSYVSGIIKNINKSFSEHSKDSPTAPVNYKTNSIKHPGTDGVDKDLKSATKSVTKPGFPVPVSNSNASNSNRQSDCPPILPKKDKNAVTMRNIITNPDCKANPTVPLHNYRTEEARKQVGETEKRNEKNKHSTPQNTHFERKDQSSYSQSKIAIENTKNTKFSQNSPSKHSGNNPVKQNHTSAGKSFGQDSKPDHAESNKTCSSDKRFQKVLPPVDKSFHLKPCTTRKSQSSPSPEPPLTPEHSHNLETENYNEKNNKNTSPALPPRCSSNRLENRTSDPPVVPPKRTTSMNEPGEPINRTNVQEQIHSNRPTIDPSAQPNNENDAVQKKESELSKILVDIVQSKEVNNELNVQVQKGNMPDLISRMIPVEKDTLIILEQPPKVLKSVNSEEDELSKDNFSFNKEKEKDGTPDSPKRQSWFFGSHKNSLVFPVIVSRNPEFGFSIEGGIGSPRNPGKPHDNGIYVAHVIADGPASNLLRPGDKILQVDGKDFTHLDHNKAVAVLQECGATISLMVSRE